The DNA window ACGACTTGACGGTCCACTTCGCTCTTCGGCAGCGCGGACGGCTTGCCGAGGGCGAGACGGTTCTGGTGCACGGCGCTGCAGGAGGCATCGGGACCTCGGCCTTGCGTCTAGCTCCGGTTCTGGGTGCATCGCGCGTCATCGCGGTCGTCAGCACGGCCGAAAAGGCCGAGACGGCGAAGGTGGCAGGCGCCACGGATGTCGTGCTCGTCGAGGACGAGAACGGCCGAGGGTGGAAGGACGCTGTCAAGGAACTGACGGATGGGAAGGGCGTCGATATCGTCGTAGATCCGGTCGGAGGTGACAGATTCACCGACAGCATCAGGAGTTTGGCGCCGTCGGGACGCATTCTCGTCCTCGGCTTCACGGGCGGCGAGATTCCCACAGTGAAGGTCAACCGGCTTCTGCTCAACAATGTCGACGTCGTGGGTGTCGGATGGGGTGCGTGGTGGATGACGCGCCCCGGCTACCTCGCCACTCAGTGGGCGGAGCTGGAACCGTTGCTGGCGTCCGGAAAACTCAGCGCCCCAGAGCCGTCCGTGTCCCCGCTGGACAAGGCGGGCGAGGCGATTGCTTCACTCGAAAATCGCACTGCTGCAGGGAAAGTGGTCCTGCAACTCGCCTGAACTGCGCAGCAGTTCAGCGGCTCCGCCGCCAGTGGCGCGGTTGAGTGCACCAGAGGACACTCAACCGTGCCACTAGAGCGTGTCTCCCAAATTTGAGAGGTGCTGTCAGCGATGATATTTCGATGACGCGCGTGGGAGTGATCAGTGACGAGTTCTGGGAGATCGTCGAGCCAGTGATACCCACCGACGTGGGAAAACGTGGGCGGCGGTTCGCCGAGCACCGGCGAATTCTGGAGGGCATCGCATACCGATTCCGTACCGGGTGTCCGTGGCGAGATCTGCCGGAGGACTTCGGTCCGTGGCAGACGGTGTGGAAACGCCACCACCGATGGTCCTTCGATGGCACCTACGACGAGATGCTTGCCGCGGTGGCCGAGGTGTTCGGTCTCGACCCGGAAGAACTCGACGGCGATATCGGGGCGGTGCTCTCGATCGACTCGACCAGCGTCCGGGCGCATCAGCATGCGGCCGGTGCGCGAGCCGACACTCTCACAGGGGGCCTTGTCGAATTACAAGAAATCCGTCGACGAACCCGCTGACCACGCGCTGGGTCGATCTCGCGGAGGATTCACCACGAAGATCCATGCACTGACCGACCTGACGTGCTCGCCGGTGACGATGCTGCTGACCGGTGGGCAAGCCGGGGACAATCCACAGTTGGTGCCGTTGCTCGATGCCCACCGAGCTGCCGGTGGGGACCAGGACTACCGATTGCTCGCCGACAAGGCGTACACCCATCCCAGTACCCGCACCGAACTGCGTCGCCGCAAGATCAAACACACCATTCCCGAGCGCAGCGACCAGAAGCAGCGACGGGCCGACAAGGGGTCCGCCGGTGGTCGTCCACCGGGTTTCGATCCGACGATGTACAAGCACCGCAACACCGTCGAGCGTGGCTTCGGGCGGCTCAAACAGTGGCGTGGTGTGGCCACTCGATATGACAAGTACGCCATGACATTCCTCGGGGGCGTTGTCCTGTGCGCGGCAGTTCTGCACTCCCGCAACCACAACCACCGCCCGGCGATGAAAACGAAAACGGACCCAATTTAAGAGACACGCTCTAGTCGGGCAGTGGCACCCCACGGGCTTGAGACAGGGCCGCGACCTCGGCGGGAAAGACGTTCTTGAACACGAACGGATCGGTCCCCAGCGCCCAGTTCGGGGCCAGCTCGATCGCATACCGTTCGAAGTATCCCAGCTGCTTGCCGACGAGAATGAGCTCCTCGGGGCTCGACGTGCGGTACTGCTTGCCCATGCCGACGAGCGCTTTGATGAAGTCGGTCAGACTGAAGTGCG is part of the Rhodococcus sovatensis genome and encodes:
- a CDS encoding NADPH:quinone oxidoreductase family protein, whose amino-acid sequence is MRAVHITSLDGPEAVRIVDVDEPTARENAVVIDVHAAGVAFPDALLTRGLYQYKPDLPFVPGSEIAGVVRSAPEDSGFAAGDRVAALTGLSDGMAEVVVVSPDTVFALPDSVSLTAGAGLLFNDLTVHFALRQRGRLAEGETVLVHGAAGGIGTSALRLAPVLGASRVIAVVSTAEKAETAKVAGATDVVLVEDENGRGWKDAVKELTDGKGVDIVVDPVGGDRFTDSIRSLAPSGRILVLGFTGGEIPTVKVNRLLLNNVDVVGVGWGAWWMTRPGYLATQWAELEPLLASGKLSAPEPSVSPLDKAGEAIASLENRTAAGKVVLQLA